The stretch of DNA AACACTCAGAAGTCACAACATAATCACTATGTTCCCAGAGCCGAACGTACACTGCCGCATGGCATCGAAGGCGCGTTGGAGCATTACCGAATGTTAAGGGCCAATCCTAAAACAGGTGAATTTGATGAGCAGGCCATGCTGCGTGCCCGCGATGAAGTAAGTTCCTTCCAGTCGCGGAGTAAAGTCAGCGCGCTGAACCTGCAATGGGAAGAGCTAGGACCTGACAACATCGGTGGAAGAACACGGGCGATCATGATCGACCGCAGCAACAGCAACAATGTCTACGCTGGTTCAGTAAGCGGTGGTCTTTGGTATTCCATCTCAGCAGGTGGCTCGTGGAAGCAACACCCAGATGTGGCAACCAACCTTGCTGTAGCTGCGATCACCCAGGCTGCCAATGGAGATATCTATGTTGGCACAGGTGAAGGAATGTACGGAAACTACGGTACCGGCTCAGGAGGTATCATTGGTGGTGGCGTTTATAAGTCAACAGATAAAGGCGCAACCTTTACACTGCTTGCCTCAACCATCCCCACTCCGAATAACTCCAATGTGGACTGGGCAACTGTCAACAGGCTGGCGGCTGATCCCACCAATGCAAATCGTATTTATGCATCAACCAGTCGCGGTCTGCGTGTAACGGATGATGGTGGTGCTACGTGGTTCAACCCGATCTATATCGGTACTTCCACTGTGAATGAAACCAAGATATCTTCGGATGTAAATGTGGCCAGCGACGGTACTGTACTTTGTGTTATCAATGGCGTGGTGCACATTTCACCCAATGGTAACGACAATACGTTTACTAACCTTGTTACAAACGGATCCGGACTTCCAGCAGGTGTTGGCAGGGTCGAGGCGGCATTTGCACCGTCAGATCCCAATTACATTTACGTGGCCGCCACACAAGGAGGCAATCTGTATAATGTTTACCGGTCTACTGATAAAGGAAATTCCTTTAACTCTATTGTCATTAGTAACAATGGACCTGTAGGTAGTAACACTTCGTTTGAACCATACAATGGACAGGGGTCATACAACAATGCCCTGGCGGTATTTCCAGCTAATAAAAATAAAATCATTGTCGGTGGTGTTGAGCTATGGTCATGGGAAAATGGGGTAGGTTGGTTGCAAATCGGCAGCGAGTTTAAAAGTGTTTTTAACCCTTACTATGTTCACGCGGATAAACACGAGTTTCAATTCGATCCGAACAATCCTCAGGTGTTGTATATAGGATGCGATGGTGGAGTGTTTAAGTCTACCAATGGCGCAAGCACTTTTAAGGAGATCAATAAAGGATACTCGGTGACACAATATTATGGCGTCGGCTTCCAGTTGTCAGGGGAGTTTGTAGGTGGTGGTACACAGGATAACGGTACACACCTGATTAATACCCAAACGGTCATGGAAGGTTTTAACACCCTACAGTCGGCAGTTGCTATATTGGGTGGGGACGGAACCCATCTGGACATTTCTGCCAGTACACCTGATGCGGCATTTGCATCCAGCCAGTACGGTAACCTCACCCGGTCTGCTACCGCAACAAAAGGCGGAACCATGAGCAGTTTTTATGAAACCAGGATGACCAGTCTGGGTACACCCGGCAGTCCCGGATATGCCAACTTCGTAACCCCGTTCCGTTTGTGGGAAGGTTATTGGGGCGATCCTACCATTCCAGGACATACCTATGACACTTGCTTTGCTATCGGCTTGGGTATTCGCGATGCACTGTTCGGAACAGGAAGCGGTGTATGGATCACGCGTGAAGCACTGGAATTCGGAAAGGTTCCCGAATGGTATAACATTGCCCTCATCAGCGGAACCATCACTTGCCTGGAATTCACCAGCGACGGCGATCATATCTTTGTTGGAACCAGCGGAGGTTCACTGTATCGTTTGGATAGTGTAAGCTTTGCAAGAACTTTTGATACCGGCGACTTATCCGGTGACTTTCCGGTTGTTGATGCAACCGTAATAGAAACGTTCTCCAAAAGCGTAACAGGAATCGCAGTTGGTTCGGATCCGAATCACATTGTGGTTACCCTTGGCGGTTATGGCTCATCTACCCCGTATATCTATGAATCGAATGATGCACTGGGTGTCGGAACATTTAATTCGGTACAGGGTGATCTGCCCAGTATGCCGGTATACACTGCCGTGATCGATCGTTTCCACGCCAATAGGTTTTATGTAGGTACAGATTATGGTGTATACGTTTCTGAAGATGGCGGTGCCACTTGGGGAGCTGAAACCAATGGTACCGGCAACGTTCCCGTATTCGAAGTCCGTCAGCAGGAA from Flavobacteriales bacterium encodes:
- a CDS encoding T9SS type A sorting domain-containing protein, whose product is MKSKALFSFAALAVVVGTMALIPQKNTQKSQHNHYVPRAERTLPHGIEGALEHYRMLRANPKTGEFDEQAMLRARDEVSSFQSRSKVSALNLQWEELGPDNIGGRTRAIMIDRSNSNNVYAGSVSGGLWYSISAGGSWKQHPDVATNLAVAAITQAANGDIYVGTGEGMYGNYGTGSGGIIGGGVYKSTDKGATFTLLASTIPTPNNSNVDWATVNRLAADPTNANRIYASTSRGLRVTDDGGATWFNPIYIGTSTVNETKISSDVNVASDGTVLCVINGVVHISPNGNDNTFTNLVTNGSGLPAGVGRVEAAFAPSDPNYIYVAATQGGNLYNVYRSTDKGNSFNSIVISNNGPVGSNTSFEPYNGQGSYNNALAVFPANKNKIIVGGVELWSWENGVGWLQIGSEFKSVFNPYYVHADKHEFQFDPNNPQVLYIGCDGGVFKSTNGASTFKEINKGYSVTQYYGVGFQLSGEFVGGGTQDNGTHLINTQTVMEGFNTLQSAVAILGGDGTHLDISASTPDAAFASSQYGNLTRSATATKGGTMSSFYETRMTSLGTPGSPGYANFVTPFRLWEGYWGDPTIPGHTYDTCFAIGLGIRDALFGTGSGVWITREALEFGKVPEWYNIALISGTITCLEFTSDGDHIFVGTSGGSLYRLDSVSFARTFDTGDLSGDFPVVDATVIETFSKSVTGIAVGSDPNHIVVTLGGYGSSTPYIYESNDALGVGTFNSVQGDLPSMPVYTAVIDRFHANRFYVGTDYGVYVSEDGGATWGAETNGTGNVPVFEVRQQELDETGAFSSRLYIATHGRGIWRSNTVTGIKPNDNVAVNELRLFPNPLRNGVGNISFQLEQDAMVEVNIYDLSGKTVWRREASHTRAGSHQIAFHGRELSAGTYIVNLRVNNTNHSEKLLVTR